The Vulcanimicrobium alpinum sequence GCCGGCTGGACGCGCATCAGCCTCGCGCACGATGCGCAGCTTCTCGGCGGCGGAGAACCGACGTCGCTGAGGTTTTTGGGGTGAACTGGTTGCCTTGATTTCCGTTGAAACGGTTCCGTTCGAGGACTGCATCTGTTGCAGGACTTTCTCGCCCCCGCGTGCTTTGCATCGTTCCGGATGTTTTCCACAGTATCCCCGTTATCCACAGCTCTGCTGCTGCGACGAACGTTGTACAAAAAACTCCCTATGCTACCGGTACCACTCTATCTTGACACGGGGGGCGCCGCAGTAGCCGGGGCACTCACTCTCGAACTCGCCGTGCGCTTCTTTCTCGAGCTTGGCACGCTCCAGCGCGACGACTTGCGCCTCAGTCAGGACGAGCCCATCTTGGGCGCTCTTTGCTTCCAGCGCTTTGAGCCGTTTCTTCATCGTCTCAAGATCGTGTCGCAGCCACACCCCGCGAAGTCCCGCCGGCGACATACGCATCCCACGCTTGGCGAGCTCGTTCGCTGCGCGCACTTGACCGTACGCAGGGAACTCGATCGCAAGATCGACAATCGCATCCTCGACTTCGGGAGCAATGCGGTTCTTGAGGTTCGGCTTTCGCTTGGTGATCTCGGCCAAGGCTAGATCGCCGCCCGTCTCGTAGAGCTCTTTGAAACGGTAGAAGCTATCACGGCTGTAACCCATCACGCGGCAGGCTTCAGTCACATTTCCGAGCTGCTTGCCGAGCTGGAGTAGGCCCACTTTCGCCTTGATGACTTTTCGGTCGCTGTTCATGGATGGCTCCTCAGGAGGATTCACCACCGGTATTCGATAACCGTCAGATCAAATCCTGACTTCTACAAATCAGATCGGCTCCAGCGTGGGGCCTACCGCGTTCATAGTTGACGTGCTCCCGAATGAAATGCCCCTACGTACATCCAAACGCCCGGTGTGCTATAATAGCAATCATATAATATCACGGCGATGGGGCCCGCCGACAACCGCTCTTTTCGGGCTGATGCAACGGCGGGAGCATGCTTTGTACGAACTTTCATTCCTCCACGAGGGCGATCGGTGATCGGCGCCACCCCTCAGAAACTCGCGCACCAACCGACCGACGTTTTTTCTATCGACAACGTCGATGTCCAGCTCGGGGCGAAGCGGGTACTTGCACACTGCACGCTTCGTATTCAAGCGGGCGTCACGTGTATCGTCGGTCAGAGCGGCACCGGGAAGAGTACGCTGCTCAAGGCGATGGTTGGCCTTATCCCACTAGCGCGCGGGTCGATCCGGTTCCGCGGACTTGAAGTCTCGACGAGCCATGTATCGATGCTCGCTGAAATTCGTCGTAACGTCGCATTCGTCTTTCAAAATGGAGCGCTCTTTTCGTCATTGAGCGTCTTCGACAATTGTGCCCTCGCGCTTCGAGAGCGCGATCATTTGTCTGTCCACGAGATTGAACTTCGCGTCTTCGATGCACTCGAACGTGTTGGTCTGAGCGGTGCGCACGATCGCATGCCCACCGAACTATCCGGTGGAATGATGAAGCGCGCGGCGATTGCCCGCGCACTCGCACAACACCCCGATGCAATCCTCTTCGACGAGCCAACAACCGGAGCCGACCCGATCCTTACGACCGTGCTCATGCAGCACATTCGCGCGATCACCGGCTCGCGCCCAGCGGCTTCCGTCATCATGACGCATGATATCGATGCCGTCCGGCGCTTCGCCGATCGGATCATCCTGCTCTTTGAGGGAAACGCAATCTGGGACGGGGTGCCATTAGCAGGCTGATGAAAAATCGGCCGAGTTGATGTTGGCGTGACGGCGTTTTTCGCGTATTATAAGAGCAAGTCTCCTCATACCTTGGTGAGGTTGCGGCCGATGCGGACTCATGATGAGCAGCGTGCATCCGTTTGGACGACGTTGCAGCCGGAAGACACCGTGCCCGGCGATCATCCGTTGCGCCCGATGCGCGTGATGGTCAACGAAATTCTGCGCGAACTCTCGCCGGAGTTTTCCAAGCTCTACTCCCGACGGGGCCGGCCATCGATCGCGCCGGAGAAGCTGCTGCGAGCCTTGCTGTTGCAAATGTTCTACTCGATCCGCAGCGAGCCGATGCTGCTGGAGCAGTTGCGTTACAATTTGCTCTTTCGTTGGTTCGTGGGCTTGAGCATGGACGACAAGATCTGGGACCCCTCGACGTTCAGCAAGAACCGCGATCGGTTCTTGAATGGCGAAATCTCCGAGCGGTTCTTCGCCGCCGTGGTCGAGCGGGCGCGTGCCGACGAACTGCTCTCGAACGAGCATTTCACCGTCGATGGGACGCTAATCGAGGCGTGGGCCAGCCACAAGAGCTTTCGGCCCAAGTCGGACGACGAACCGCCGACCTCGAGCGGCGGTCGCAACGAGGGCGTGAACTTTCGTGGCCGGCCGCGCAGCAACGAGACGCACGTCTCGAGTACCGATCCGGACGCGCGGTTGTACCGCAAGAGCAGCGGCGCGCCGGCGATTCTCGGCTATCTCGGACATGCTCTGATGGAGAATCGCAACGGCTTGATAGTCGGCGTGAAGACCACTCGCGCGACCGGGATCGCCGAACGCGAAGCAGCGCTGGAATTGATTCGCGGGGTCAGCGGAAGCAACCGAATCACGCTCGGCGCCGACAAGGCGTACGATACCAAAGACTTTGTCGAGGCGTTGCGAGCGCTCAACGTGACGCCGCACGTTGCTCAAAATACGACCCGTCGCCGCAGCGCGATCGACCGCCGAACCGTCCGCCATCCGGGCTACACGGTGAGTCAACGCAGGCGCAAGTTGATCGAGGAGAGCTTCGGGTGGGGCAAGACGATCGGCCGATTGCGCAAGGTGCATTTCCGCGGGCTTGATCTGGTCGGCGACATTGTGCGCTGGACGGCCGCGGCGTACAACTTGATCAGGATACGCAATCTGAGGGCCGCGACATGATGCGAAGTGATGCTGACCCGAGGGGGCGTTTTCGAGATGAACCGCTCGGCAACGGGCTTCGAGAGGTCCGCCGACCTCCCGAAAACCGTGCTGAACGGGCAGTTCGCGAACCACGCGCCGATTTTTTCACGGGGCTGTTAGATCTCGATAGTCCTACGAATCCAATCGTAGAACAATTCGTCTCAGGTTCGCTCAGCGGACCGATTCCACTTTAATGGCCTACGTCAGTTCGCCGCTACGACACGACGAAACGCTACGCGGATCACTTGCCGGCCGAGGCACGATTGCGAGTTTCGCTGAGCTACGGCAAGATTTTGCCGACGCATTGCGCGGACTACTCTGCGAACGTGAGGACGTTCTGATGATTCTGGCGATTCGCGCGGACCGGATTGCCTCCATCGACGTGCCTGCCGCAGTGCTAGCTCTCACGGATCGCGCCTTGTTTGTTCTGCGGGAATCTCCCCGACTCGGCGTTCGAATCTCCTACACGCCCTTCTCTGCTCTGGGTGCGATCGATGTTGGACATTCGGCACTTCTCGGCGGCCTGCGGTTCGGGTTTCGGAGCAGTGTCACCGCACCACAATTTACCGCTTTCGATCTTCGCGGGAACGCTGCGGGGATCGTGTACAACACACTACTAGACGAGACAAAAATCTTTGAGTTCGTCCGCCGTTTGCGCGAGCTCAGCGCACCCAGCTCGCTTCCGAGGTGAGATCATGACGGAGTTCTGTACGGGCCAACTTTTGCGAATTTTCGTCGGTGAACGTGACGCTTGGCACGGCCGACCACTTCATTTCGCAATCGTCGATTTGTTGAAAAAGCACGGGGTCGCCGGAGCCTCGGTCTTTCGCGGGATCGAAGGATTTGGTTCTCATCACGAAATTCATGTAGCGAAGGTCTTCAGCTTCGGTTCCGATCTTCCCATTCTCATAGAAGTAGTCGATACGGAGGAAAAGATCGCGACGCTCGTCCCGCTGATCGACGGAATGGTAAGCGAGGGCGCGATGACCTTGGAGCGGATCGAATACCGGCGGTATCTTCCGCGAAACGTGGAGCGATAGCGTTCGATCCACAGAATCTATTCGGCTTTGAGGTCGTGCCGATTATCGGGGACATTGGTTTAGCGGCGTAGCATCGGCATCATGAGTATCTCACGCCGCTTCGGCGTTTTCAAGGGTTATGGATTGGTATCCGTTGATGCGTCGCCAGCTGCCAGAGAGGCGTTGAACGAGCTTGAACACCAAGTACGTCGCGGAGCTTCCGGTACGCAATCGCTTCGCAGCTTCGGTTCGTAATCGCACGGAAGCGAAGATCGATTCGATCGGATTGGTCGTTCGCAAGCTTTTCCAACTGCTCGACGGAAAGCGATAGAACGTCACCATGCGATCGACGTCATCGCGGATACATGCGGCGGCTTTGGGGTAATCTCGCTGCAATGTTTTCGCGAGCGCCTCGATCCGATCGCGCGCTTCCGTCTCGCTCGGCGCGTTTACGATGCATCGCAGTTCGGTATGGACGCGCGGCTTCTGTTTCTCGGGAAGCTTGTCCAAGACGTTGCGTACTTTGTGCAGCCAGCACCGTTGCTGTCGCGTGTTGGGAAGTGCCTTCCCGGCAGCAGCCCATAACCCGTTTGCGCCGTCGGCGATGAGGAGTTGCGGCATGTGTAAACCGCGCTTTTTAAGGTCTTCGAAAAGCTCCGTCCAACTCAGTTCGCTCTCACTCATCGCATCGTCGAGGGCCACCAAATGCTTGGTGCCATCGGCATCTGCCCCAATCACCACGAGCAACACGCGCCGTTCGTCAGCAGTCAAGTCCCAAATCTGCTGTAATTCCGGTTCGTCGATCGCGTAAGTTAGGCTGCTCGTCTGTCTCGTTTTACGGCGGCCGGCTTGGCCACCGTCGTTGCTTTCCATTCGAAGTATTCGGTCATGTCGAAGTAGGCTCGGCCTAACCATTCGTCGTTTTGCTCGGAGAGTAACGCGCCGACCATGCGAATCGCTGCGGCGTCGTTTGGGAAAATGCGAATGACTTTCTCCCGGCGACGAATCTCTTCATTGAGCCGCTCTTGCATGTTGCTCGTGCGCAGTCGCCGGCGATATTTCTCCGGCAGCGGCAAGATCGCAAGCATGTCTTCGAACGCTCCTTCCAAGCACACGGATCGTGTCCCGGCCCGTGGTGTATGAGAGGGTCGCCCTTGTAGCATAGAGAGCGGCCATCGTGGCTTTCGGCGAAGGTTGTTTTTGCAACAAATAACCGACCGAAAGGGATCCACGATGGCCAAACCCAGTATCGCACTTTCCGAGCTCGTCGAAAAGGGCGGCGACGTCGACTTCGTTCGCGAGATGCTCCAGTACGCCGGGCAGCGGATCATGGAGATCGATGTTGAGGAACTCTGCGGCTTGCCCTACGGCGAGCGCGGCCCCGGCCGACAGAACGCCCGCAACGGCTTCCGCGAGCGCCAATGGGAGACGCGTTCCGGCACGATCGGACTGCGCATCCCCAAGTTGCGCAAAGGTAGCTACTTCCCCGCGTTCCTCGAGCCGCGCCGCACGGCGGAGAAGGCGCTCACCGCCGTCATCCAAGAGGGCCGAGTCCGTATAATTGATGTAAATTGAGCGGGCGGGTAGCCACCGCCCCGGTTCGAAGATTGACGTTGTTCAACACCTCAATCGAAAGGACCGAAACGGTGGCCGATTACGATCTTACCCTATCCCGCGACGCGATTCCAGCTTTGCTTGATCAGCCGGCGGCGCTCGGCAAACTCGTCGAAGTGATTCTCAACCAAGTGCTCGAGGCACAGATGCGCGATCATCTGGGCGCCGAGCGGTACGAGCGCTGTGAAGAACGGGAGGGCTATCGAAATGGGTATCGCGATCGACAGCTCTCGACCCGCGTCGGCTCGCTGGTCCTGCGCGTGCCGCAGACGCGCGACGGCAGCTTCTCAACCGACATCTTCGAGCGTTATCGCCGCAGCGAACAAGCCTTCGTCGTGGGCCTGATGGAGATGGTCGTCAACGGCGTCTCGACGCGGAAGGTCACGCGGATAACCGAAGGTCTGTGTGGGACGTCGTTTTCGAAATCGACGGTAAGTCGCCTTACGAAGGCACTCGACGAGCCGGTCGCGGGATTCTTGAATCGCCGGCTCGACGCAGCGTACCCATTCATCATCGTTGACGCGCTCTTTACGAAGGTGCGCACCGACAAGAGCGTCGTCAGCAAAGCGCTGCTCATCGCGAGCGGCATTCGTGCTGACGGATACCGAGAAATCCTTGGTCTTTCGATCGGCGATTCGGAGAGCTTTGCGACGTGGAACGAGTTCTTTTGCGGCCTCAAAGCACGCGGCTTGCACGGCGTCGACGTTGCCGTCTCCGACAATCACTCGGGCTTACGCGAGGCGATCGCCAAGCAATTCGTCGGCGCGACGTGGCAGCGTTGCCAGTTCCACGTGATGAAGAACTTGCTCGATCACGCGCCCAAGAAAGAACGGGAAAACGTAACCGCTGCAGCTCGGCTGATCTTCCTCGCAACTGATCGCAAAGAGGCCGAGCGTCGATATGCGGAATTCATGGCCCGCTTCGCAGAAACGGCGCCCAAGTCGTGCGTGTGCTTGGAAGGAGCGTTCGAAGACATGCTTGCGATCTTGCCGCTGCCGGAGAAATATCGCCGGCGACTGCGCACGAGCAACATGCAAGAGCGGCTCAATGAAGAGATTCGTCGCCGGGAGAAAGTCATTCGCATTTTCCCAAACGACGCCGCAGCGATTCGCATGGTCGGCGCGTTACTCTCCGAGCAAAACGACGAATGGTTAGGCCGAGCCTACTTCGACATGACCGAATACTTCGAATGGAAAGCAACGACGGTGGCCAAGCCGGCCGCCGTAAAACGAGACAGACGAGCAGCCTAACTTACGCGATCGACGAACCGGAATTACAGCAGATTTGGGACTTGACTATCCAAGAGGCCTACATCCAGGGCATCTCCACGCGCTCGGTCGACGAGCTCGTCAAGGCGATGGGGATGACAGGCATCTCCAAGAGTCAGGTCTCACGGCTGTGCGAAGAGATCGACGAACGCGTGAACGCATTTCTTACCCGGCCGATCGAAGGCGACTGGCCCTATCTTTGGATCGACGCGACGTACGTGAAGACGCGCTCCGGCGGACGCATCGTCTCGGTCGCCGTGATACTGGCCGTCGGCGTAAACACCGATGGGACACGGGAATTGTTGGGCCTCGCGGTTGGTCCGAGCGAAGCAGAGCCGTTCTGGATCGACTTTCTTCGCAGCTTGAGCCGCCGCGGATTGCGCGGTGTCAAGCTCGTCATTTCCGACTCGCATGTCGGCCTGAAAGCGGCCATCGCGAAAGTATTCAAAGCAACGTGGCAGCGCTGCCGCGTGCATTTTATGCGAAACGCGCTCGCACATGCGGGTAAAGGGCAACGGCAGATGGTCCTCGCGTTGATCAACACGGTATTCGCGCAAGAGACAGCGGAAGCTGCGCACGAGCAATGGCGTATCGTCTCCGAGCAGCTTCGGCAGAAGTTCCCGAAGCTCGCGGCGATGATGGACGACGCCGAGAACGACGTGCTCGCGTACATGGACTTTCCCAAGGCGCACCGCAAGCAGATCGCCTCAACCAATCCGCTCGAACGGGTCAACGCGGAGATCAAGCGGCGCACCGATGTCGTCGGTATCTTCCCGAACGATGCTGCCATCGTACGCCTCGTCGGTGCGCTCCTACTGGAACAGAACGACGAATGGCAACTGCAGCGGCGCTACATGCAACTCGAAGGACTCAGTGCCGTCAGCGATAATCAGCCCGCCAAGCTCTCCGCCGTGATTAACGGCTGAGCGCTACCCTCGCCGAGCCACCGCTCGTACACCACGGCTGGGGACACGATCAGCACACGCACGACTTCGGCGCTGTTTCTGCGAAGCGGGCCATGAATTCCGCATATCGACGCTCGGCCTCTTTGCGATCAGTTGCGAGGAAGATCAGCCGAGCTGCAGCGGTTACGTTTTCGCGTTCTTTCTTGGGCGCGTGATCGAGCAAGTTCTTCATCACGTGGAACTGGCAACGCTGCCACGTCGCGCCGACGAATTGCTTGGCGATCGCCTCGCGTAAGCCCGAGTGATTGTCGGAGACGGCAACGTCGACGCCGTGCAAGCCGCGTGCTTTG is a genomic window containing:
- a CDS encoding IS5 family transposase produces the protein MRTHDEQRASVWTTLQPEDTVPGDHPLRPMRVMVNEILRELSPEFSKLYSRRGRPSIAPEKLLRALLLQMFYSIRSEPMLLEQLRYNLLFRWFVGLSMDDKIWDPSTFSKNRDRFLNGEISERFFAAVVERARADELLSNEHFTVDGTLIEAWASHKSFRPKSDDEPPTSSGGRNEGVNFRGRPRSNETHVSSTDPDARLYRKSSGAPAILGYLGHALMENRNGLIVGVKTTRATGIAEREAALELIRGVSGSNRITLGADKAYDTKDFVEALRALNVTPHVAQNTTRRRSAIDRRTVRHPGYTVSQRRRKLIEESFGWGKTIGRLRKVHFRGLDLVGDIVRWTAAAYNLIRIRNLRAAT
- a CDS encoding IS256 family transposase, translated to MESNDGGQAGRRKTRQTSSLTYAIDEPELQQIWDLTADERRVLLVVIGADADGTKHLVALDDAMSESELSWTELFEDLKKRGLHMPQLLIADGANGLWAAAGKALPNTRQQRCWLHKVRNVLDKLPEKQKPRVHTELRCIVNAPSETEARDRIEALAKTLQRDYPKAAACIRDDVDRMVTFYRFPSSSWKSLRTTNPIESIFASVRLRTEAAKRLRTGSSATYLVFKLVQRLSGSWRRINGYQSITLENAEAA
- a CDS encoding IS256 family transposase; this encodes MADYDLTLSRDAIPALLDQPAALGKLVEVILNQVLEAQMRDHLGAERYERCEEREGYRNGYRDRQLSTRVGSLVLRVPQTRDGSFSTDIFERYRRSEQAFVVGLMEMVVNGVSTRKVTRITEGLCGTSFSKSTVSRLTKALDEPVAGFLNRRLDAAYPFIIVDALFTKVRTDKSVVSKALLIASGIRADGYREILGLSIGDSESFATWNEFFCGLKARGLHGVDVAVSDNHSGLREAIAKQFVGATWQRCQFHVMKNLLDHAPKKERENVTAAARLIFLATDRKEAERRYAEFMARFAETAPKSCVCLEGAFEDMLAILPLPEKYRRRLRTSNMQERLNEEIRRREKVIRIFPNDAAAIRMVGALLSEQNDEWLGRAYFDMTEYFEWKATTVAKPAAVKRDRRAA
- a CDS encoding ABC transporter ATP-binding protein, with the translated sequence MIGATPQKLAHQPTDVFSIDNVDVQLGAKRVLAHCTLRIQAGVTCIVGQSGTGKSTLLKAMVGLIPLARGSIRFRGLEVSTSHVSMLAEIRRNVAFVFQNGALFSSLSVFDNCALALRERDHLSVHEIELRVFDALERVGLSGAHDRMPTELSGGMMKRAAIARALAQHPDAILFDEPTTGADPILTTVLMQHIRAITGSRPAASVIMTHDIDAVRRFADRIILLFEGNAIWDGVPLAG
- a CDS encoding DUF190 domain-containing protein, encoding MTEFCTGQLLRIFVGERDAWHGRPLHFAIVDLLKKHGVAGASVFRGIEGFGSHHEIHVAKVFSFGSDLPILIEVVDTEEKIATLVPLIDGMVSEGAMTLERIEYRRYLPRNVER